A genomic segment from Actinomycetota bacterium encodes:
- a CDS encoding regulatory protein RecX — protein sequence MRETSPSGRGPGAAKHPRSCHERALGLLAVRPRARRELERRLLAAGFEVDEVDDVLARLERVGLIDDESFARQMADHQFGSRRAGRRAVTSVLLAKGIAPELAARVAEDAPDAEHDRALELARSRVGRLTGVEPVKAFGRLTSLLVRRGYAPDVARSAARRALEVDDED from the coding sequence GTGCGCGAGACCTCACCCTCCGGGCGTGGGCCCGGCGCAGCCAAGCATCCGAGGAGTTGTCACGAGCGGGCCCTGGGGCTCCTGGCGGTGCGTCCGCGGGCCCGCCGGGAGCTCGAGCGTCGCCTCCTGGCTGCCGGATTCGAGGTCGATGAGGTCGACGACGTGCTTGCGCGTCTCGAGCGCGTCGGGCTCATCGACGACGAGTCGTTCGCGCGTCAGATGGCGGACCACCAGTTCGGATCGCGCCGCGCAGGTCGTCGCGCCGTGACGAGCGTGCTGCTGGCGAAGGGCATCGCCCCCGAGCTCGCCGCTCGCGTCGCCGAGGACGCCCCCGATGCCGAGCACGACCGGGCGCTCGAGCTGGCTCGATCACGGGTGGGTCGGCTCACCGGCGTCGAGCCCGTCAAGGCATTCGGCCGGCTGACGTCCCTGCTCGTTCGTCGCGGGTATGCGCCCGACGTCGCGCGATCGGCAGCACGCAGGGCCCTCGAGGTCGACGACGAGGACTAG